Proteins co-encoded in one Azospirillum humicireducens genomic window:
- a CDS encoding class I SAM-dependent methyltransferase has protein sequence MIKGTQGYGDNAPALAEQYESITFADVHHEVMHLFPSPPARVLDVGAGSGRDAAALAMLGHRVVAVEPTAALRQEGLRLHGGKPIEWVDDHLPDLLQLHRRKDRFDLILLTAVWMHLDIQERRTAMESLAGLLSPNGRISMSLRYGPVPEGRRMFEVSADETIELAALHGLDALHVTERSDMLGRPNIRWAFVVLETRT, from the coding sequence ATGATCAAGGGAACGCAAGGGTACGGCGACAACGCGCCAGCACTGGCGGAGCAATACGAGAGCATCACATTTGCCGATGTCCATCATGAGGTGATGCATCTCTTTCCCTCACCGCCCGCGCGGGTCCTTGACGTCGGGGCGGGGTCGGGTCGCGACGCCGCAGCGCTCGCCATGCTGGGCCACAGGGTCGTTGCCGTCGAGCCGACCGCTGCGCTTCGACAGGAGGGTTTGCGCCTTCATGGCGGGAAGCCCATCGAATGGGTCGATGATCATCTTCCCGATCTTCTACAGCTTCATCGTCGAAAGGATCGCTTCGATCTCATCCTTTTGACGGCTGTGTGGATGCATCTGGACATTCAAGAGCGGCGAACAGCCATGGAATCCCTAGCGGGACTCCTCAGTCCGAATGGCCGGATCAGCATGTCGCTGCGTTATGGGCCGGTGCCTGAAGGACGGAGGATGTTCGAAGTCTCGGCAGACGAAACAATTGAGCTTGCAGCTTTGCACGGGCTGGACGCGCTCCATGTCACGGAGCGAAGCGATATGCTCGGGCGGCCGAACATCCGCTGGGCTTTCGTTGTTCTTGAGACGCGGACATGA
- a CDS encoding DUF3618 domain-containing protein, whose product MTHHNDAIPSAAPSASVPSDHAAAAGATTATQNRRPEEIEHEIESIRARMDAVIDEIEFRLSPGQMSGGVVQVVRDVIQGGGDGMSGRIARAVRANPVPVALMGVGALWLAWAVARTPESTTEFDDYDSRGRQLDPRGRHLLTDLIAACRDGSDAFRRADMTIADPALSSRLEALADQLDRSAMALDTELRDGGGWIETAGDGGLVWSPLHGLAEASARSVVAGIGGTAGRGDLLARLEIGLDGTLALFRDALRDAPDDHLQVVIGAQFHAVETARHRVGALREAVV is encoded by the coding sequence ATGACCCACCACAACGACGCCATTCCGTCCGCCGCTCCGTCCGCGTCGGTTCCGTCCGACCACGCGGCCGCTGCCGGGGCCACGACGGCGACACAGAACCGCCGGCCCGAAGAGATCGAACACGAGATCGAGTCGATCCGCGCCCGCATGGACGCGGTGATCGACGAGATCGAGTTCCGCCTGTCGCCCGGCCAGATGTCGGGCGGGGTGGTGCAGGTGGTGCGCGACGTCATCCAGGGCGGCGGCGACGGCATGTCCGGCCGGATCGCCCGCGCCGTCCGCGCCAACCCGGTTCCCGTGGCGCTGATGGGCGTCGGCGCCCTCTGGCTCGCCTGGGCAGTCGCCCGCACGCCGGAGTCGACCACGGAGTTCGACGATTACGATTCCCGTGGCCGGCAGCTGGACCCGCGCGGCCGCCATCTGCTGACCGACCTGATCGCCGCCTGCCGCGACGGCTCTGACGCCTTCCGCCGCGCCGACATGACCATCGCCGACCCGGCCCTGTCCTCCCGCCTGGAGGCTCTGGCCGACCAGCTCGACCGCAGCGCCATGGCGCTGGATACCGAACTGCGCGACGGCGGCGGCTGGATCGAGACCGCGGGCGATGGCGGACTGGTCTGGTCGCCGCTGCACGGCCTGGCGGAAGCGAGCGCCCGCAGCGTGGTGGCGGGCATCGGCGGAACGGCCGGGCGGGGGGACCTGCTGGCGCGGCTGGAAATCGGGCTGGACGGGACGCTGGCCCTGTTCCGCGACGCCCTGCGCGATGCGCCGGACGATCACCTGCAGGTCGTCATCGGCGCCCAGTTCCATGCCGTGGAGACCGCCCGCCACCGCGTCGGCGCGCTGCGCGAAGCCGTGGTCTGA
- a CDS encoding nickel-dependent hydrogenase large subunit, translated as MTAATFPAEGSVSVRLRLDSRSGAGNMGAAIIGRSEVAARRPRAVVALVGRRAEEAVRLAPLLFSLCGTAQGLAVARACEAALGIDAGTQETARRLLSDAEALDSHGWQAVVEWPARLGVPSRPAALRALRQAVSAVMPALYPGKDGVRPGGGVLRPDGAALRAALDRMDAWLAEEVFAGPPPRDADDLARWAGHGASDAARLAARLLGPGLAGWGAGDIPMLGESTPDWFAAALSGDPTFASRPRYEGGPALTGPLERQAAHPLVASVTERFGNGLARLFAARLADLAELPRRMEAAIADLRPADPSMAAGPAPGSGCGVAETARGRLAHWLRLDEAGRIADARMVAPTDWNFAPDGPLARGLAGAEVRGRDDAAERARLLVAMLDPCVACGIEVHE; from the coding sequence ATGACCGCAGCCACATTTCCCGCAGAGGGATCGGTATCCGTCCGGCTGCGGCTCGACAGCAGATCGGGCGCTGGCAACATGGGCGCCGCCATCATCGGCCGGTCCGAGGTCGCCGCCCGGCGCCCGCGCGCCGTCGTCGCCCTGGTCGGCCGCCGGGCGGAGGAGGCGGTGCGGCTGGCGCCCCTGCTGTTCAGCCTGTGCGGCACCGCGCAGGGACTGGCCGTCGCCCGCGCCTGCGAAGCGGCGCTGGGCATCGATGCGGGCACGCAGGAGACCGCGCGCCGCCTGCTGAGCGATGCGGAAGCCCTGGACAGCCACGGCTGGCAGGCGGTGGTGGAATGGCCGGCGCGCCTCGGCGTCCCTTCCCGCCCGGCTGCCCTGCGCGCCCTGCGACAGGCGGTTTCCGCGGTCATGCCGGCGCTCTATCCCGGCAAGGACGGCGTGCGGCCGGGCGGCGGCGTCCTTCGGCCCGATGGAGCGGCCCTGCGCGCCGCTCTGGACCGGATGGACGCCTGGCTGGCGGAGGAGGTCTTCGCCGGACCGCCGCCTCGGGATGCCGACGACCTCGCGCGCTGGGCCGGCCATGGTGCCAGCGATGCCGCGCGCCTGGCCGCCCGGCTGCTCGGCCCCGGCCTGGCCGGCTGGGGGGCGGGTGACATCCCCATGCTCGGCGAAAGCACACCGGACTGGTTCGCCGCGGCGCTGTCCGGCGACCCGACATTCGCCTCCCGGCCACGGTACGAAGGCGGTCCGGCGCTGACCGGCCCGCTGGAACGGCAGGCGGCGCATCCGCTGGTCGCTTCGGTAACGGAACGCTTCGGCAACGGGCTGGCCCGGCTGTTCGCGGCGCGGCTCGCCGATCTGGCCGAGCTGCCGCGGCGGATGGAGGCGGCCATCGCCGATCTGCGCCCCGCCGATCCGTCGATGGCGGCAGGTCCGGCTCCGGGATCGGGCTGCGGCGTGGCGGAGACGGCGCGCGGGCGGCTCGCCCACTGGTTGCGGCTGGACGAGGCGGGGCGGATCGCCGATGCCCGCATGGTGGCCCCGACCGACTGGAACTTCGCCCCCGACGGCCCGCTGGCCCGCGGACTGGCCGGTGCCGAGGTGCGCGGCCGCGACGATGCGGCGGAGCGGGCGCGGCTGCTGGTCGCGATGCTCGATCCCTGCGTCGCCTGCGGCATAGAGGTACACGAATGA
- a CDS encoding HutD family protein: MASITLLSPADHRRVPWKNGGGVTTELAVEPAADGRFLWRVSIADVVEPGPFSAFPGYDRLIAVVEGDGMRLSIDGTPPVERRRLDPAFAFRGEAAVWCEPLAGPIRDVNLMLDRASATGTLTLHAGPALHRADGGVVLVHALVGTLSVTLDGGEPQLLAQGHSLLLRDSAAQIDVPDGAEGVCAEIRRRYTSGS, translated from the coding sequence TTGGCCAGCATCACCCTTCTGAGCCCCGCCGATCACCGCCGCGTTCCCTGGAAGAATGGCGGCGGCGTCACCACAGAACTTGCGGTGGAGCCGGCCGCGGACGGCCGGTTCCTGTGGCGGGTCAGCATCGCCGACGTCGTCGAACCCGGCCCGTTTTCGGCTTTTCCCGGTTATGACCGCCTGATCGCCGTGGTGGAGGGCGATGGCATGCGCCTGTCCATCGATGGCACCCCCCCGGTCGAGCGCCGCCGCCTGGACCCCGCCTTCGCCTTTCGCGGTGAAGCGGCGGTGTGGTGCGAGCCGTTGGCCGGCCCCATCCGCGACGTGAACCTGATGCTCGACCGTGCCTCGGCCACTGGCACGCTGACCCTGCATGCGGGCCCGGCCCTCCATCGCGCCGATGGCGGGGTGGTTTTGGTCCACGCGCTTGTCGGCACCCTGTCCGTAACCCTCGACGGCGGAGAACCCCAACTGCTTGCCCAGGGGCATAGTCTGCTTCTGCGCGACTCCGCCGCACAGATTGACGTGCCGGACGGGGCGGAGGGCGTGTGTGCGGAGATCCGGCGGCGTTATACCAGCGGCTCTTGA
- a CDS encoding YihY/virulence factor BrkB family protein — MLGLSRRHYHERRNRVTGHHAANDARGGSRGGRGRSAETPSDIPRQGWKDILLRVWDEQSKDNLSMLAAGVAYYGLLAIFPAIAALVSIYGLVADPAMIETQLGQMGGLLPPEALSIVSDQARKVATAPSQGLGFGLVFGLLLTLWSASRGTNSMVTALNIAYGEQETRGIIKLALLSMSLTVAGLLFVIVAMVMIVAVPAAIAIVGLQETPVGWIASLARWPILAVAIILGLAVFYRYAPDRREPQWRWVSWGSVTATLVWLLGSLGFSIYVSNFGSYNETYGSVGAVVVLLLWFNLTSYVVLLGAELNAEIEHQTARDTTARNGHPARPLGQRDAYVADTVGERKAG, encoded by the coding sequence ATGCTGGGGTTGAGCCGCCGCCATTACCACGAGCGCCGGAACCGTGTGACCGGGCATCACGCCGCCAACGATGCGCGCGGCGGAAGCCGGGGCGGGCGCGGGCGGTCGGCGGAAACCCCGTCGGACATTCCCAGACAGGGATGGAAGGACATCCTGCTGCGGGTGTGGGACGAGCAGAGCAAGGACAACCTGTCGATGCTGGCGGCGGGTGTCGCCTATTACGGTCTGCTCGCCATCTTCCCGGCCATCGCGGCGCTCGTCTCCATCTACGGCCTCGTCGCCGACCCCGCAATGATCGAGACCCAACTGGGCCAGATGGGCGGACTGCTGCCGCCGGAAGCCTTGTCCATCGTCAGCGACCAGGCCCGCAAGGTGGCGACCGCCCCGTCCCAGGGGCTGGGTTTCGGGCTGGTCTTCGGCCTGCTGCTGACCCTGTGGAGCGCGTCGCGCGGCACCAACTCGATGGTGACGGCGCTCAACATCGCCTATGGCGAGCAGGAGACGCGCGGCATCATCAAGCTGGCACTGCTGTCGATGTCCCTGACGGTCGCCGGCCTGCTGTTCGTCATCGTCGCCATGGTGATGATCGTCGCGGTGCCGGCCGCGATCGCCATCGTCGGGCTGCAGGAAACGCCGGTCGGCTGGATCGCCAGCCTCGCCCGCTGGCCGATCCTCGCGGTGGCGATCATCCTGGGGCTTGCCGTCTTCTACCGCTACGCCCCCGACCGGCGGGAGCCGCAATGGCGCTGGGTCAGCTGGGGGTCGGTGACGGCAACCCTGGTCTGGCTGTTGGGGTCGCTGGGCTTTTCCATCTATGTGTCGAATTTCGGCAGCTACAACGAGACCTACGGGTCTGTCGGCGCGGTCGTGGTGCTGCTGCTGTGGTTCAACCTGACCTCCTATGTCGTGCTGCTGGGGGCCGAGCTGAACGCGGAGATCGAGCACCAGACCGCCCGTGACACGACCGCCCGCAACGGCCACCCCGCCCGTCCGTTGGGGCAGCGCGACGCCTATGTCGCCGACACGGTGGGCGAACGCAAGGCGGGCTGA
- a CDS encoding HupE/UreJ family protein codes for MKRFSLASAVLLAGLVLPAVADAHTFGAHDAGFVHGFLHPVGGWDHLLAMVAVGLWAAQRGGAALWALPAAFVTAMIGGGLLGMAGIGLPAVELGIAGSVIVLGALVAAQSRLSLPVSLAAVALFALFHGHAHGAEMPEAAQPLLYGLGFALATALLHGAGVAVALSLRGVAREGKGGLVLRGLGAAIGLGGVALVTLA; via the coding sequence ATGAAACGCTTCTCCCTCGCCTCGGCCGTCCTGCTGGCCGGGCTGGTGCTGCCGGCGGTCGCCGACGCCCATACCTTCGGTGCCCATGACGCCGGCTTCGTCCACGGCTTCCTGCATCCGGTCGGCGGCTGGGACCATCTGCTGGCCATGGTGGCGGTCGGGCTGTGGGCGGCGCAACGCGGCGGCGCGGCGCTCTGGGCCCTGCCGGCGGCCTTCGTCACCGCCATGATCGGCGGCGGCCTGCTGGGCATGGCCGGGATCGGCCTGCCGGCGGTGGAACTGGGGATCGCCGGTTCGGTCATCGTGCTGGGCGCCCTGGTCGCCGCGCAGTCGCGCCTGTCGCTGCCGGTATCGCTGGCGGCGGTCGCCCTGTTCGCGCTGTTCCACGGCCACGCCCATGGGGCCGAGATGCCGGAGGCGGCGCAGCCGCTGCTCTACGGTCTGGGCTTTGCCCTCGCCACCGCCCTGCTGCATGGGGCCGGCGTCGCCGTGGCCCTGTCGCTGCGCGGCGTCGCCCGCGAGGGCAAGGGCGGGCTCGTCCTGCGCGGCCTGGGTGCCGCCATCGGGCTGGGCGGCGTGGCGCTGGTCACGCTGGCCTGA